One part of the Phragmites australis chromosome 3, lpPhrAust1.1, whole genome shotgun sequence genome encodes these proteins:
- the LOC133912460 gene encoding protein Rf1, mitochondrial-like has protein sequence MASLYHHSSLPLSPPHHHGSGALPLPPRSAGPSACHCRAPPRDHDADLLRALQSNGNGSLHSEPSPPQVLDSCTHGAAGDSGSGGGRRSSRLRARDCAKRIMELPVEERVKVLDLLQCDDAALTVSDYNDILSALARAGDHASAVALFRAMRVAPDAHSFATAVQCLCRQGAPDEAKRALDEMVARGFRPSVATFSAVVGCLCKRGRVTKAMVVFDAMRALGCEPTIRVYNSLVGGLCYVGRLEEALHLLNKLKDSPMTPDIYTFTIVLDGFCKVGRTEEAMAIFHDAVGMGLSPTIFTYNALLNGHCKEGNPLKAYGLLMEMCGSDEACQPDKISFSIVLPALLRAGETAAAWQTYKRMERAGFEADGRALDTLARGLCRRCATDISALGDAREVFAKVVAAGYEPVSYTYCLMAQALACGGEVDAAVALLEEMVRKGYALRKRAYTDVVRALCDRGRVRDALRVLVLVMIVRDFVPGRNAFDALLGELSRQGRWPDAMAVYAAAVKRGVVVSWKHLSRAKEPVQLGVPQ, from the coding sequence CGATCCGCAGGTCCCTCAGCGTGCCACTGCAGGGCGCCGCCCCGAGACCACGATGCCGACCTCCTCCGCGCGCTCCAGTCCAACGGCAACGGCAGCCTCCACAGCGAGCCCTCGCCGCCGCAGGTTCTCGATTCGTGCACCCATGGAGCGGCCGGAGACAGCGGCtcgggcggcgggaggaggagctcgcgGCTCCGGGCGCGGGACTGCGCGAAGCGGATAATGGAGCTGCCCGTGGAGGAGCGGGTGAAGGTGCTCGACCTCCTGCAGTGCGACGACGCCGCGCTCACCGTCTCCGACTACAACGACATCCTCTCCGCTCTGGCGCGGGCGGGCGACCACGCCTCAGCTGTCGCGCTGTTCCGCGCCATGCGCGTCGCACCCGACGCCCACTCCTTCGCCACCGCCGTGCAGTGCCTCTGCCGCCAGGGGGCGCCCGACGAGGCCAAGCGGGCGCTCGACGAGATGGTGGCGCGCGGGTTCCGCCCCAGCGTCGCCACCTTCTCCGCCGTCGTCGGGTGCCTCTGCAAGCGCGGCCGCGTCACCAAGGCCATGGTGGTGTTCGACGCCATGCGCGCGCTCGGGTGCGAGCCCACCATCCGCGTGTACAACAGCCTCGTTGGGGGGCTCTGCTACGTCGGCCGGCTCGAGGAGGCGCTTCACCTGCTCAACAAGCTCAAGGACTCGCCCATGACGCCAGACATCTACACCTTCACCATCGTGCTTGACGGGTTCTGCAAGGTCGGCCGGACGGAGGAGGCCATGGCCATCTTCCACGACGCCGTCGGGATGGGCCTCTCGCCGACGATATTCACCTACAACGCGCTCCTGAACGGCCACTGCAAGGAGGGGAACCCGCTCAAGGCGTACGGGCTGCTCATGGAGATGTGCGGCAGCGACGAGGCCTGCCAGCCGGACAAGATCAGCTTCAGCATCGTGCTGCCGGCGCTGCTGCGCGCCGGTGAGACCGCCGCCGCGTGGCAGACGTACAAGCGGATGGAGCGCGCCGGGTTCGAGGCGGACGGCCGCGCGCTGGACACGCTCGCTCGGGGCCTGTGCCGGCGGTGCGCGACGGACATCTCGGCCCTCGGGGACGCGAGGGAGGTGTTCGCGAAGGTGGTGGCCGCCGGGTACGAGCCGGTGTCGTACACGTACTGCCTGATGGCGCAGGCGCTGGCGTGCGGCGGCGAGGTGGACGCGGCcgtggcgctcctggaggagatGGTCCGCAAGGGGTACGCGCTGCGGAAACGCGCCTACACGGACGTGGTGCGCGCGCTGTGCGACCGGGGCAGGGTCCGCGACGCGCTGcgggtgctggtgctggtgatGATCGTCAGGGACTTCGTGCCCGGACGGAACGCGTTCGACGCTCTGCTGGGCGAGCTCAGCCGGCAGGGGCGGTGGCCCGACGCCATGGCCGTGTACGCCGCAGCGGTGAAGCGCGGCGTGGTGGTCTCGTGGAAGCATCTCAGCAGGGCGAAGGAGCCCGTACAGTTGGGCGTCCCGCAGTGA